The genomic DNA CGCCCCGATATCTAATAAGTATGTACCCCACCAAACGAGATGACTAGCAACACGACCCAGTTCCATCGCGATGACGCGGAGGTATTCCGCTCGATCTGGAATCTTTAAATCCATCATCGTTTCAACTGCATGACAGAGCACATAGTTGTTTGTCATTGCTGCTAAATAATCGAGTCTGTCTGTGTAAGGAATGATTTGAGTGTATTGTAAATTCTCAGCTAATTTTTCCGTTCCGCGGTGTAAATACCCAATAACCGGGTTTGCTTCCTTGATGATTTCTCCATCAATTTTCAACACCAGTCGGAACACACCATGCGTACTTGGATGCTGAGGACCTACGTTTAAAAGCATTTCTTCCGTTCGAAGCACTCGTTACACCTCCACATCGTATGGTTCATAGTCTTTGCGTAGAGGGTGACCAATCCAATCATCACCAAGCATAATTCGGTATAACTTCGGATGATTTTTAAACTGAATTCCCAGTAAGTCATATGCTTCACACTCCGGCCAGTTGGCGCCTGCCCAAAGCTTCGAAACCGACTCTACCTCAGGTTTCTCGCGATCAATCTTCACCTTTAACGCAACGGATTGCCTGTTATTATATGAGTAAAGATGAGCATACACTTCCATGTGCGTCTCAAAATCTCCCCCATGAAACTCTGATAAATAATTAAAGCCAAGCTGCTCATTGTAGCGAAGGAACTCGGCAATTCTATAATAGTTTTCCGGCTTTGCCACCAAAGTTGGCACGTCCTTTGACAGATTATTAATATAGAAGTCTTCCAATACATCCTTGCCCAGATGCTCTTCAATGACCTTCACGTATTTATCCAAATACGGTTGGTTTGGTGAAGGGACCAGTCCTTCTGGAGCCTCTTCTTCCGCAGGCTTTGCTTTGGCTCTTGCAGCGGCTGCAGCTGCAGCTTTGGCTTTTGCGGCAGCAATCGCCTTCGCTTTTTCATCATCTCCAGCGGTTCCGCCTTGTGCGGCAGCTTTCGCTTTGGCTGCCGCGGCAGCTTTTGCCTTTGCGGCGGCGATCGCTTTTGCCTTTTCGTCGTCTCCCGCTGGTGCTTCTTCTGCAGCGCCCTGCTGTTTTGCTAGTGCAGCGGCCTTTGCTTTGGCTGCTGCTGCGGCTTTTACTTTCGCAGCGGCGACTGCTTTTTGTTTAGCTAAATCTGTGTCATCAGAGCTAGAAGGTGATTCTTCGGCTTGCTCTTTTTCCTTCATTTTCGCTAATGCGGCTGCTTTGGCCTTTGCAGCGGCGGCAGCCTTTGCTTTGGCTTTTTCCGCAGCTTCCTTCTTTAACTGTTCCAAGTTCTTTTCCCCACTCATGGATTAGATCACCCTCTTCCCAGTCTTAGCCTCATAGCGAATTTTTTCCTTCAATTTATTAATTCCGTAAATAAGTGCTGCTGGGTTAGGAGGGCAGCCTGGAATATACACATCGACAGGTACGATTTGATCCACACCCTTCACGACTGCATATGACTTTACATATGGTCCACCCGCTGTAGCACATGAGCCCATCGCAATTACCCACTTAGGCTCAGGCATTTGATCATATAGTCGACGGACAATTGGCGCCATTTTCTTCGTAACCGTACCCGACACAATCATGACATCTGACTGACGTGGAGACGTACGAAAAAACGATCCGAATCGGTCAAGGTCATAGTGTGAAGAACCTACGCCCATCATTTCGATCGCACAACAAGCAAGCCCGAATGTCATTGGCCACAATGAATTGCTTCGTGCCCATGCTTTAATTTGTTCTAGCGTGGTTAAAAATACATTTCTCTTTAACTCTTCTAATTCTTCTGGTGAGATGTTTTCCAATTTTAAGTCCATTTTAACACCTTCTTCTTCCAAGCGTAGACAAGTCCTACAAGCAGCATTAATACGAAAATAAGCATTTCAATCAATGCAAAGATACCGAGTTTCTCATAAGCTACTGCCCATGGGTAAAGAAACACGGTTTCTACATCAAAGATTACAAACATTAGAGCAAAAATATAATAGCGGACATTGAACTGCACTCTTGAATCGTGAAATGGTTCAATTCCGCTTTCGTATGTGGTGTACTTCGCATCATAAGGCTTATACGGACGCAATAGTTTCCCCAGAAACAGCGCAACCACAGGTAATAAAACACCTAGACATAGAAAAACAAAGACAATCAGATAGTTATTCTGATATACATTTAAAAGCTCCATGTCCATCCCCTCCAATGTCTTATAATTTTCTAAACATTTAAATATGTAACCGAATTCATTATAACACTGTTACAAATTTGTGTCGACAAGCCAAAGACTTTTATTGGAATTTCTGAAAAAATGTTTCTTGTCCCTCGAGGATATAGTATGTGAAATAATAATCTTTATTCTATTAAATGGTAAAAAGCGGTGTTTGTCTGTGAGAATAGTCAATGAAATATGAAAATATTATTATTTTTGGTGGATTAGTAGATCAAGGAGGTGTGCTTGGTTGTCTTTGTTTGATTCAGTTACCATGCGAGCTTTTTTTCCAGCTCTACGGGCACTAAAGCCTAACTTTGATTACCGTCACACTGCTTTTCCCTCGCTCACGGGAACCTAACACCCACTCTGGTTACCGTCACACAGTTTTTTCCTCGCTCACGGGAACCTAACCTCCACTTTGGTTACCGCAACACTGCTTTTTCCTCACTCACGGGAACCTAACTACCACTTTGATTACCATCACACAGTTTTTTCCTCGCTCACAGGAACCTAACTACCACTTTGGTTACCGCCACACAGCTCTCCTCTCTCTCACGGGAACCTAACACCCTCTTTTTCCCCGTTCCACCAAAATATAAACATAAAAAAACCCCTCCGACGATCTGACTAAGAGTCGCCAAAGGGGGTTGGTTGATTGATTGTTTTATCGCTTCTCTGAAACAGAGATACGGTTGATGGCACGTTGCAATGCCATTTCGGCACGCTTGAAGTCTACGTGTGAACGTTGCTGCTCGCGCAGGCGTTCTTCAGCACGCTCTTTTGCACGTAGTGCGCGTTCGACGTCGATGCTATCAGATACTTCTGCAGATTGAGCCAAGATGGATACTTGGTCAGGACGAACTTCTAAAAGACCGCCACTTACTGCTACGTATTCTGTTTTGCCGCCGTTTTTCAAACGAACAGATCCAATTTGTAACGGTGCGACCATTGGAATATGTCCTGGTAAAATACCTAACTCACCACTTTGAGCTTTGGTGCTTACCATTTCCACATCTGATTCATACACCGGGCCATCGGGAGTAACAACACTGACTTTAATCGTCTTCATTTTTTACCCTCCTGGTCCTAATTTAGACCTCTACGCCCATTTTCTTTGCAGATTCGATTACTTCTTCAATTCTACCTACAAGACGGAATGCATCTTCTGGAAGATGGTCATACTTACCTTCTAGGATTTCCTTGAAGCCTTTCACCGTTTCTTTAACAGGAACATATGAACCTGGTTGTCCCGTGAACTGTTCTGCCACGTGGAAGTTTTGTGATAAGAAGAACTGGATACGACGCGCACGACCTACGATAAGCTTATCTTCGTCAGATAGCTCATCCATACCTAAGATTGCGATGATATCTTGTAGTTCTTTATAACGTTGTAATGTTGACTGAACTTGACGAGCTACTGAGTAGTGCTCTTCTCCAACGATTTCTGGTGACAATGCACGAGAAGTTGAAGCAAGTGGATCCACCGCTGGGTAGATACCCATCTCAGAAAGCTTACGCTCAAGGTTAGTTGTTGCATCTAAGTGAGCGAATGTTGTAGCTGGAGCCGGATCCGTATAGTCATCGGCAGGTACATAAATTGCTTGGATAGATGTAACAGAACCTACGTTAGTAGATGTGATACGTTCTTGCAGTCGACCCATTTCCGTAGCAAGAGTTGGTTGGTAACCTACCGCTGAAGGCATACGGCCTAAAAGGGCAGAAACCTCAGAACCTGCTTGTGTGAAACGGAAGATGTTATCCATGAAGAAAAGAACGTCTTGTCCTTGATCATCACGGAAGAATTCAGCCATTGTCAGACCCGTTAGAGCAACACGCATACGTGCCCCAGGCGGCTCGTTCATTTGTCCGAATACCATCGCTGTTTTCTTAATAACTCCAGAGTCAGTCATTTCGTGGTAAAGGTCATTACCTTCACGTGTACGCTCACCAACACCTGCGAATACGGAGATACCACCGTGCTCTTGAGCGATGTTGTTGATTAGCTCCTGGATAAGAACTGTTTTACCTACACCGGCACCACCGAATAGACCGATTTTTCCACCTTTAATATATGGAGCAAGTAAGTCTACTACTTTGATACCAGTTTCAAGAATTTCTACTTGTGTAGAAAGTTGCTCGAATTTTGGTGCTTCTCTATGAATAGAGTCACGACGAGCACTTGCAGGAATATCCTCGTTTAAGTCGATTGCCTCACCAAGTACGTTAAATACACGTCCAAGTGTTACATCACCAACTGGTACAGAGATAGCAGCACCAGTGTCTTCTACTTCGATTCCACGAGTTAATCCGTCAGTAGAAGCCATTGCGATGGTACGAACTGTATCGTCACCTAAGTGAAGGGCAACTTCAAGGGTTAAGTTGATATCAACTTCAGATTCGCTCTGCGCGTTGTTTACAATTTTAAGTGCATTATAGATCTGTGGTAGATGACCGCTTTCGAACTTTACGTCAACAACCGGACCCATAACTTGAAGAACGCGTCCTTTAGTCATTGTGTTCCCTCCTAATAGAAATGCGTAAGCGCCTCGATCAGCCCCGACAAGCACAAGGCGAGCCTTGCAGGAGGTCCTGACCTCCGGAGAGGATTGACTTGTGACCTCGAGGGGCTAGGCGCTGAAGCTAGACAGCTCTAACTTCATTGAATTTTTATTAAATGTTTTATGGAGCGCTATTCTAACGCCGCTGCTCCACCAACAATCTCAGTAATCTCTTGTGTAATTGCCGCTTGTCGTGCACGGTTGTAGACAAGGCTTAGGTTGCTGATTAGCTCGTTTGCGTTGTCTGTTGCATTTTTCATAGCCGTCATCCTTGCAGCATGCTCACTTGCTTTACTGTCAAGAAGGGCGCCATAAATTAGGCTTTCCGCGTACTGTGGCAATAGGACATCAAGAATTTCCTCCGCAGATGGTTCAAACTCGTAAGATGTAAGTTTCCCTTCTGATTGAATATCAGTTAGAGGAAGAAGCTTCTTCTCCGTTACATCCAGTTGAATCGCACTTACGTAGTGGGTGTAATATAGGAATAACTCATCAAACGTCTCATCAGCAAACATACCAACGGTTTTTGATGCGATGTCTTTTATTTCAGCGAAGCTTGGTTGATCTGGAACTCCAATGATGTCCAGAATAACCGGCATATTGCGTTTCTTAAAAAAGTCACGGGCAACACGTCCGATTGCGATAATCGCAAACTCATCGTTTGATTGGTGACGGCTTTTAATTGTATTAAATAGCTGCCTTAGCACGTTACTGTTGTATGCACCCGCTAGACCACGGTCAGAAGAAATGACTACATACCCAGTCTTTTTTACCGGACGGCTTGTAAGCAATGGGTTTTGCACGTCCTTACTTCCTTGTGCGATCGAAGCAGTAACCTCTTGAATCTTCGTCATGTAAGGAACGAAAGACTTCGCGTTCATTTCTGCACGATTCATCTTTGCAGCAGATACCATTTGCATGGCTTTTGTAATTTGGCTCGTCTTCTTCGTCGAAGTAATACGAGATTTTATATCGCGTAATGATGCCACAGATTCTCACCACCTTGTTTTCAAAGTGAAACACTTGGGAAAGAGGAAGAACCGGTCTTCCTCTTCCCATTTATCAATTACTCACTAACAGCAAACGTCTTTTTGAAGTCGTTGATTGCTGATACTAATACATCGTCAGCTGGAAGGTCTTTTGTTGTTACGATTTGGTCAAGCACTTCCTTGCGGTTGTGGTCTAACCAACTTAAGAACTCACCTTCGAAACGCTGGATATCCGTTACTGGAATATCATCTAAATGGCCTCTAGTTAATGCGTAAAGAATCATAACTTGCTTCTCTACTTTTAACGGCTTGTTTAGATCTTGCTTTAGAACTTCAACTGTACGAGCTCCACGGTTAAGCTTTGCTTGTGTTGCTTTATCTAAGTCAGATCCGAACTGAGCAAATGCTTCTAGCTCACGGTATGAAGCAAGGTCAAGACGCAGTGTACCTGCAACCTTTTTCATCGCTTTAATTTGGGCAGAGCCCCCTACACGTGATACAGAAAGACCTGCGTTGATCGCTGGACGTACACCAGAGAAGAATAGGTCAGATTGTAAGAAGATTTGTCCGTCCGTAATCGAAATTACGTTTGTTGGAATATAAGCAGATACGTCACCTGCTTGAGTTTCGATGAATGGAAGAGCTGTGATTGAACCAGCACCCTTTGCATCGCTAAGCTTTGCAGCACGCTCTAATAGACGGCTGTGTAAGTAGAATACATCCCCTGGATATGCTTCACGACCTGGAGGACGACGTAGTAATAGTGATAATTCACGGTAAGCCGCAGCTTGCTTAGAAAGATCATCGTATACTACTAGTACGTGCTTGCCATTGTACATGAACTCTTCACCCATTGTTACACCAGCATAAGGAGCTAAGTATAATAATGGAGCTGGTTGAGATGCAGACGCTGTTACAACGATTGTGTACTCTAATGCACCCATTTTACGAAGGGTTTCAACTGCGTTACGAACCGTTGATTCCTTTTGTCCGATGGCTACATAGATACATACCATGTTTTGATCCTTTTGGTTAAGGATGGTATCGATTGCAACAGATGTTTTACCTGTTTGACGGTCTCCGATGATTAACTCACGTTGACCACGACCAATTGGCACAAGTGCGTCAATCGCTTTAATACCCGTTTGAAGTGGCTCGTGTACAGATTTACGATCCATAACACCAGGTGCTCCAGCTTCAATTGGACGAGATTTTGTTGTTTGAATTGGACCCATTCCGTCAACCGGTTGTCCAAGAGGGTTTACCACGCGGCCAATTAGCTCTTCACCAACTGGAACCTCCATGATGCGTCCAGTACGACGAACCTCGTCACCTTCACGAATATCAGTGAAAGGTCCAAGGATGATAATACCAACGTTATTTTCTTCTAGGTTTTGCGCCATACCCATAACGCCATTCGAAAATTCAACAAGCTCCCCTGACATAACATTGTCAAGACCATGAGCACGAGCGATACCGTCACCAATTTGGATAACCGTACCTACATCACTCACTTGAATTTCCGACTGATAGTTTTCGATTTGCTGTTTTATCAGCGCACTAATTTCTTCAGCATTGATGCTCATGAGTTTCACCCCTATCTACGAATCTTAGCCTAATAATTGACGTTCCAAGCGCTCTAGCTTTCCGCGCAAGCTACCGTCGAAAATTCGGTTTCCGATTCGAAGCTTGATGCCGCCGAGCAGATTGGTATCAACAATATTTTCAATACGGAGAGATTGCTTGCCAACTTTTGCAGCGAACGTAGCAGATAATGCTTGTTGCTCAGCTTCTGTTAGTGGACGAGTAGAATATACTTTCGCCTCAGCAATTCCTCTTTCATCATTTGCAAATTCAATAAAATAATCAGCTACTGCTTCAATGTAGTCTTCACGATGACGATCAATTAGGATCATTAACGTATTTAGAACGTACATGCTAGCACCAGAGAATGCCTGTTTAATAATCTCTTTTTTCTTCTCATTCGTAAGCTTAGGAGACTTTAAAACCACACCTAGGTCGCCGTTATTTTTTACTACATTTTTAACTACACGCATTTCATTTTCCATTTGGTCAAGAAGTTGATGCTCTTTTGCTAGTCGAAAAAGAGCTAACGCATAGCGCTTCGCTACAGTCGAGTTGCTCATCGCCCTTCTCCTGCCTCTTGGATATATTCATTGATTAGCTTCTCTTGATCTGCTGCTGATAGTTCTTTTTCAATCACTTTAGAAGCAATAAGTACAGATAATGAAGCTACTTGTTCACGAATAGCAGCAACTGCTTGCTCTTTTTGCTGTTCGATTTCAAGCTTAGCAGATTCTTTCAGACGGTCTGCTTCCGCACGCGCTAACGCAATAATTTCTTCACGCTGGACATCGCCTTGCTTTTTCGCATTTTCAATTAATCCTTGAGCTTCTGTACGAGCTTCTTTTAAAAGCGTACGTTGCTCTTCTAGTAATTGCTTTGCTTCACCGCGGCTTTGTTCAGCAGCATTAATTTCTCCAGCAATATGCTCTTCACGTTGTTTCATGATGCCCATTAACGGACCCCATGCAAACTTCTTAAGTAATGCTAACAAGATGATGAAAGTTACTAATTGGAATAGGATATCTCCACTATTAAACCCACCACCAGCTGCACCTAATACTAGACTGCTTGTTAACACCCTTGCTCACTCCCTTCAAGAGTCGTACACTTACAATTTATAACGTTTCAATTGTTAATAGATGAACATAAAGGAATGGCGAAGCTGCACGTAATATGTTCTTCGCCATTGTTTTGTTAAAAAACCGTATATTAGCCGCCGATAACCATGAACGCGATAACTACGCCGATGATCGGAACCGCTTCTACTAACGCTACCCCGATGAACATAGTTGTTTGAAGCATACCACGAGCTTCTGGTTGACGAGCGATACCCTCAACTGTTTTAGATACGATAAGACCGTTACCAATACCTGCACCTAGTGCGGCTAAACCGATTGCGATTGCTGCTGCTAAAAGACCCATTATAAAGTTCCTCCTTAAAATGTATAAACATGATTTTGTTATTTTTTGTTCATTAAATGAACGGGTATATATTAATGGTCATGACTCACTTTGTGTGCCAAGTAAACCATTGTTAACATGGTGAAGATAAACGCCTGAATCGCGCCGACAAAGATTGAGAACCCTTGCCAAGCAAGCATTGGAATGATCGCAGCGAGATGGCCGCCGACTCCAGTTGCTAGACTTCCTGCTAGTAACGTTAGAAGGATTTCCCCTGCATAAATGTTACCGTAAAGACGAAGCCCGAGTGTTAAGGTGTTTGCAAATTCTTCAATAAGTTTCAGCGGGAACAAGAACCACATTGGTCGAACAAAATCGCGACCGTATTCTTTTACTCCCTTCAGCTTTACACCATAATAGTGAGAAAGCCCAACGACCATCGTTGCTAAAGTCAGTGTGATCACTGGATCAGCTGTTGGTGATTTCCACCAAAGTGTATGGTCATACGTAATTCCAAATGGAAGTCCAAGCATATTACATACGAATATATACATAATCAATGTAATACCTAGAATGTGGAATCTTCCACCGTCTTTCCAATCCATCGTACTATTAATGATTCCTTTGACGAAATCCATTACCCATTCGAAGAAGTTTTGCATCCCCGTTGGTTTCATAGCCAATGAGCGAGTGGAAAGCACTGCGATGATAAAGACAATCGCACTAGCAATTGTTATCATCAATACATTTGATAAGTTAAAGGTTAGGCCCATAAAGTCATGTAAAGGAGCTTCATGATGCACAGTATTCACCTCTCTTCCCCGCTATTTATGTGAATGAAATGCTTGAAGAAAAAAATCTATCATAATAACCACATATGAGGTCATTAATCCAATAATTACGCTATAAAAATGGAGCTTGTCAGGATATTCAAGAGCGATCATCACCGCTAAAACAGCCGTAGCCATTCTTGAAAACATGCCGAGGGAACGGACCTTTTCGCCTTTTGCTATTGCATCGCCGAATTTAATAGTCCTTCTGGCCAATAACCACAAATTAAAAAGGCTTAAGCTCGTACCTAAAATAAGCCCTAAAAAAATAGTTTGATATGAGGTAAATCCCCACCCTAGCACGTATAAAGCTAGTAAGAAGAATATGTACTTTCGTTGCCGGATGTAGATCGATTGTATTTCGGGCATCACTTATTATCTCCTGAAAAGAAATGTTGAATTAGTCTGATCATGGCATATACGCCAGCTGCTAATCCGAGGAGTAGTCCGATGATTAAAAAAAGCGGCTCGGTGTCGAGTGTACGATCAAGCCATCTTCCGGCAAAAATGCCTATTAATACGGAGCCTACCAACTGCGAAAGAATCCCCGACATTAACGCCATTGCTTGATATGGACGACGGTTTTTTTGATTCATTTCAGGCACGTCCTTTTAAAGAGACTGGTAGATAGAAGATTGTTTTTCGCAATGGATTTTTCGGGGTTAGGAAAACTATATTTATACAGTACCCATGTTGAAAACCCTATCATTAATACCCTTTGTAAGCATACAATAGGCACTTGTCAATGTCAATTAGTTTGGAGTGAAAAAGTTCACAATTCAAACAATGGAAATTCTTGTTCACATTATGTTCAAAAAGTTTTTTATTTTCCTATTGCAAATGGAGGGAGCGTTGTTCTCTCTCCCTCTTTTCCTTACCGTTCTTTCACTTTCGAGACAGCAATCCCTGTTTCAACCATATCTTCTTTACCAGCTTTTTTCGCAAAAACCTTCGCTAAGTATAATCCATTTTCTGGTAACCACTCAACTGGAATGTCCATCTTTAGCATTCCTCTTGCGACATTCCGTTTCCAATCTAAAAATTTAACGAACCGATATGTGTCTGGATCAAAAAGAGCAATTCCAAATTCATCTGCTCCACCCGGTAAATACACTTCGTAATGATACACCCCATGTTTATCTCCAGGACCAAATTCAAACCCCATAATACGTGGGTAATCCGGTTCCTCTAAAACATACAGATAGGGTACACTTACTTTTTGGGATCCTGCCATGATGGTCAAATGGCCTTCATGTATTTTTTTATTTAGTTCACTTGGATCCACACTCATCGTTACTTCCACCGTTTTTTCTTTTCCCGCATCTACAGAAAAAGCAAGAGGCAGCTCAAACTGTATTCCGTCCCTTTGATGAGGAACTTCAAAACGATAGGTCATACGACGGTCGCTTACATTTTTAAATGTCAGCTGCTGGGTATGCTCATGCTGCCTTTCTACTAACTTAAATTTCCCAAATTGCAGGGAAGCAGGCTTTACGAGCGTACTTGTTTGGATCGCTTCAGGAATTCTTATTCTTCCAGCACCTTGCTCATATGTTTTATAAGGGACTTTTTTTCCATCAACGATCGGAATAGCCGTATTCATAAGCGCCGCCTTGATCTCTTCCGGTCCCCAATCTGGATGAGCTTGCTTGATTAGAGCTGCCGCTCCAGCCACATGCGGAGCGGCCATACTTGTTCCTTGAAGAGCTAAGTACCCCCCTGGTATCGTGCTCGTTATCGCTACTCCCGGAGCGACCACATCCGGCTTAATTTCCCACGTGGAGGTAACAGGTCCTCTCGAACTAAAACTAGCAAGCAAATCCTTTTCTTCTATTATATTTGTTGTTGCAAGGATTTTTTGGCTAGCCATTGATTTAACGATGCCTAAACCAAGTTCTCTAGACATGGTGGCAACCGGAATATCAATCGGACGATCGAGATTTCCAGCAAACTCACCATTCATATTATTAAAAATAATCACAGCGACGGCACCAGCTTCCTGTGCATACCATGCTTTTTCCGAAAAGGTTAGTTCCCCTCTTTGAATAAGAGCTATTTTTCCAGCAACATTGGCGAGATCTTCTTTTTTCCCAAGCTTTCCGTATGCCAGTTC from Robertmurraya sp. FSL R5-0851 includes the following:
- a CDS encoding NuoB/complex I 20 kDa subunit family protein: MDLKLENISPEELEELKRNVFLTTLEQIKAWARSNSLWPMTFGLACCAIEMMGVGSSHYDLDRFGSFFRTSPRQSDVMIVSGTVTKKMAPIVRRLYDQMPEPKWVIAMGSCATAGGPYVKSYAVVKGVDQIVPVDVYIPGCPPNPAALIYGINKLKEKIRYEAKTGKRVI
- a CDS encoding NADH-quinone oxidoreductase subunit A, whose protein sequence is MELLNVYQNNYLIVFVFLCLGVLLPVVALFLGKLLRPYKPYDAKYTTYESGIEPFHDSRVQFNVRYYIFALMFVIFDVETVFLYPWAVAYEKLGIFALIEMLIFVLMLLVGLVYAWKKKVLKWT
- a CDS encoding F0F1 ATP synthase subunit epsilon, giving the protein MKTIKVSVVTPDGPVYESDVEMVSTKAQSGELGILPGHIPMVAPLQIGSVRLKNGGKTEYVAVSGGLLEVRPDQVSILAQSAEVSDSIDVERALRAKERAEERLREQQRSHVDFKRAEMALQRAINRISVSEKR
- the atpD gene encoding F0F1 ATP synthase subunit beta translates to MTKGRVLQVMGPVVDVKFESGHLPQIYNALKIVNNAQSESEVDINLTLEVALHLGDDTVRTIAMASTDGLTRGIEVEDTGAAISVPVGDVTLGRVFNVLGEAIDLNEDIPASARRDSIHREAPKFEQLSTQVEILETGIKVVDLLAPYIKGGKIGLFGGAGVGKTVLIQELINNIAQEHGGISVFAGVGERTREGNDLYHEMTDSGVIKKTAMVFGQMNEPPGARMRVALTGLTMAEFFRDDQGQDVLFFMDNIFRFTQAGSEVSALLGRMPSAVGYQPTLATEMGRLQERITSTNVGSVTSIQAIYVPADDYTDPAPATTFAHLDATTNLERKLSEMGIYPAVDPLASTSRALSPEIVGEEHYSVARQVQSTLQRYKELQDIIAILGMDELSDEDKLIVGRARRIQFFLSQNFHVAEQFTGQPGSYVPVKETVKGFKEILEGKYDHLPEDAFRLVGRIEEVIESAKKMGVEV
- a CDS encoding F0F1 ATP synthase subunit gamma; its protein translation is MASLRDIKSRITSTKKTSQITKAMQMVSAAKMNRAEMNAKSFVPYMTKIQEVTASIAQGSKDVQNPLLTSRPVKKTGYVVISSDRGLAGAYNSNVLRQLFNTIKSRHQSNDEFAIIAIGRVARDFFKKRNMPVILDIIGVPDQPSFAEIKDIASKTVGMFADETFDELFLYYTHYVSAIQLDVTEKKLLPLTDIQSEGKLTSYEFEPSAEEILDVLLPQYAESLIYGALLDSKASEHAARMTAMKNATDNANELISNLSLVYNRARQAAITQEITEIVGGAAALE
- the atpA gene encoding F0F1 ATP synthase subunit alpha, with the translated sequence MSINAEEISALIKQQIENYQSEIQVSDVGTVIQIGDGIARAHGLDNVMSGELVEFSNGVMGMAQNLEENNVGIIILGPFTDIREGDEVRRTGRIMEVPVGEELIGRVVNPLGQPVDGMGPIQTTKSRPIEAGAPGVMDRKSVHEPLQTGIKAIDALVPIGRGQRELIIGDRQTGKTSVAIDTILNQKDQNMVCIYVAIGQKESTVRNAVETLRKMGALEYTIVVTASASQPAPLLYLAPYAGVTMGEEFMYNGKHVLVVYDDLSKQAAAYRELSLLLRRPPGREAYPGDVFYLHSRLLERAAKLSDAKGAGSITALPFIETQAGDVSAYIPTNVISITDGQIFLQSDLFFSGVRPAINAGLSVSRVGGSAQIKAMKKVAGTLRLDLASYRELEAFAQFGSDLDKATQAKLNRGARTVEVLKQDLNKPLKVEKQVMILYALTRGHLDDIPVTDIQRFEGEFLSWLDHNRKEVLDQIVTTKDLPADDVLVSAINDFKKTFAVSE
- a CDS encoding F0F1 ATP synthase subunit delta, giving the protein MSNSTVAKRYALALFRLAKEHQLLDQMENEMRVVKNVVKNNGDLGVVLKSPKLTNEKKKEIIKQAFSGASMYVLNTLMILIDRHREDYIEAVADYFIEFANDERGIAEAKVYSTRPLTEAEQQALSATFAAKVGKQSLRIENIVDTNLLGGIKLRIGNRIFDGSLRGKLERLERQLLG
- a CDS encoding F0F1 ATP synthase subunit B, whose product is MLTSSLVLGAAGGGFNSGDILFQLVTFIILLALLKKFAWGPLMGIMKQREEHIAGEINAAEQSRGEAKQLLEEQRTLLKEARTEAQGLIENAKKQGDVQREEIIALARAEADRLKESAKLEIEQQKEQAVAAIREQVASLSVLIASKVIEKELSAADQEKLINEYIQEAGEGR
- the atpE gene encoding F0F1 ATP synthase subunit C, giving the protein MGLLAAAIAIGLAALGAGIGNGLIVSKTVEGIARQPEARGMLQTTMFIGVALVEAVPIIGVVIAFMVIGG
- the atpB gene encoding F0F1 ATP synthase subunit A, which gives rise to MHHEAPLHDFMGLTFNLSNVLMITIASAIVFIIAVLSTRSLAMKPTGMQNFFEWVMDFVKGIINSTMDWKDGGRFHILGITLIMYIFVCNMLGLPFGITYDHTLWWKSPTADPVITLTLATMVVGLSHYYGVKLKGVKEYGRDFVRPMWFLFPLKLIEEFANTLTLGLRLYGNIYAGEILLTLLAGSLATGVGGHLAAIIPMLAWQGFSIFVGAIQAFIFTMLTMVYLAHKVSHDH
- a CDS encoding ATP synthase subunit I, with amino-acid sequence MPEIQSIYIRQRKYIFFLLALYVLGWGFTSYQTIFLGLILGTSLSLFNLWLLARRTIKFGDAIAKGEKVRSLGMFSRMATAVLAVMIALEYPDKLHFYSVIIGLMTSYVVIMIDFFLQAFHSHK
- a CDS encoding AtpZ/AtpI family protein yields the protein MNQKNRRPYQAMALMSGILSQLVGSVLIGIFAGRWLDRTLDTEPLFLIIGLLLGLAAGVYAMIRLIQHFFSGDNK
- a CDS encoding S8 family serine peptidase, producing the protein MKRRIIFLTALLFSFVCTPALSAKTLIHPPIPEEPLTTEKVAIVTLPTLATEEQIKQLIEPYPDLELRHIFTEALNGFSVKGTKGSLDKLAQTSKVESVSPVTTYSVQSESNIEIIGTEEVRGYFDPKDERLTGKGITVGVIDTGIDYHHPDLRRSYKRGYDLVDIDDDPMETKGMYGQSTLHGTHVAGIIAANGKIQGVAPDAKIIAYRALGPGGSGTTEQVLAAIDKAIKDKVDILNLSLGNNVNGPDLPISLALNKAVENGITAVTSSGNSGPNMWTVGSPGTASKAISVGASTPVLKVPYLKIDGRKETLRLEPMQGSMDWKLDRSYELAYGKLGKKEDLANVAGKIALIQRGELTFSEKAWYAQEAGAVAVIIFNNMNGEFAGNLDRPIDIPVATMSRELGLGIVKSMASQKILATTNIIEEKDLLASFSSRGPVTSTWEIKPDVVAPGVAITSTIPGGYLALQGTSMAAPHVAGAAALIKQAHPDWGPEEIKAALMNTAIPIVDGKKVPYKTYEQGAGRIRIPEAIQTSTLVKPASLQFGKFKLVERQHEHTQQLTFKNVSDRRMTYRFEVPHQRDGIQFELPLAFSVDAGKEKTVEVTMSVDPSELNKKIHEGHLTIMAGSQKVSVPYLYVLEEPDYPRIMGFEFGPGDKHGVYHYEVYLPGGADEFGIALFDPDTYRFVKFLDWKRNVARGMLKMDIPVEWLPENGLYLAKVFAKKAGKEDMVETGIAVSKVKER